Proteins encoded by one window of Chryseobacterium sp. POL2:
- a CDS encoding acyltransferase family protein: protein MKRDLYIDFAKGFATLSVIFIHTVFWSGQFYVPTEVRVMSLFFDVILFYALSGITSGANIEKTFYRLLKLQVTYMIFVTFLFFMDYFFKVFGLTFFSMDWLKDFYSTFGGKYVPQNISSDPQWQNLGNWYLHQYTNADTFPVVMGSFWYLKVYYILTVFGVLILKFFPKHINWFIALCVVLTLIFNLFPQYYPSGQVGYVAFYLAVFLIAHQMRGKKIPTKMIPVLYGIVALALVGMFSYYGTEIFYKLNKNKFPPKLPYIIWTMFAVVTLFVGYNRLKINKQNFLTYIGNNAIFFYFSQGISSSLIYFLVVPLKEDLNWVLLLILVYAVNIGLAVVIAEILKKVDNLGWKILGILRKKTASN from the coding sequence ATGAAAAGAGATTTATATATTGATTTTGCAAAAGGTTTTGCAACGCTTTCTGTTATTTTTATCCATACGGTATTTTGGTCGGGTCAGTTTTATGTACCAACAGAAGTTCGTGTGATGTCGTTGTTTTTTGATGTAATCTTGTTTTATGCCTTGAGTGGAATAACTTCTGGCGCCAATATCGAAAAGACCTTTTACAGACTGCTGAAGTTGCAAGTTACTTACATGATTTTTGTGACTTTTCTGTTCTTTATGGATTATTTCTTTAAAGTTTTTGGGCTCACATTTTTCTCAATGGACTGGCTAAAAGATTTTTATTCAACCTTTGGAGGAAAGTATGTTCCACAGAATATTTCTAGCGATCCACAATGGCAGAATTTGGGCAATTGGTATCTTCACCAATATACGAATGCAGACACTTTCCCCGTGGTAATGGGAAGTTTTTGGTATCTTAAAGTTTATTATATCCTCACTGTTTTTGGCGTTTTAATTTTAAAGTTCTTTCCAAAACATATCAACTGGTTTATCGCGCTTTGTGTTGTTTTAACACTGATTTTCAATTTATTCCCTCAATATTATCCTAGTGGACAAGTTGGTTATGTGGCATTTTATCTTGCGGTGTTTTTAATCGCGCACCAGATGCGTGGAAAAAAAATCCCAACGAAAATGATTCCTGTGCTTTATGGCATCGTCGCTTTAGCTTTGGTAGGAATGTTTTCTTACTACGGAACTGAGATTTTTTATAAACTGAATAAAAATAAATTCCCGCCGAAATTGCCTTATATTATTTGGACAATGTTTGCAGTTGTAACTTTATTCGTTGGATATAACCGATTGAAAATCAACAAACAAAACTTCTTAACCTACATTGGAAACAACGCTATTTTCTTTTATTTTTCACAAGGAATCAGTTCGTCTTTAATTTACTTTTTAGTCGTTCCTTTAAAAGAAGATCTTAATTGGGTTTTGTTATTAATTCTAGTTTACGCAGTTAATATCGGTCTAGCTGTTGTCATTGCTGAAATTCTAAAAAAAGTAGATAATCTCGGCTGGAAAATACTTGGTATTTTAAGAAAAAAAACCGCTTCTAATTAA
- the mutL gene encoding DNA mismatch repair endonuclease MutL, producing the protein MSDIIQLLPDHVANQIAAGEVVQRPASIVKELMENAIDAGASKIELIVRDAGKNLIQVVDNGGGMSDTDARLAFERHATSKIRSTEDIFKIATKGFRGEALASIAAVAQVELRTKQKDTAVGTNIYIEGGELQFQEPIQTAEGSNFLIKNLFFNVPARRKFLKNDNIEFRHIIDEFQRVALAHENVEFEMFHNDEPIFRLRKGGQMQRIVEVFGRKIQPLLIPIKEDLGWVRLNGFVAKPEGAKKTRGEQFFFVNGRYFRSPYLSKAVQEAFEGLLQPGYIPSFFLFLELDPEKIDVNIHPQKTEVKFEDEALIFALLRSTIKKALGIYNIAPSLDFDRDPAMDAFFQAQPSKANLESGSSSFSKNVKVDRSFNPFTSEKPSTIESLNLSEMYNAAIPSAEPSKINLFEDDDDDLEEDLFRLPNAYWLFNKEGKTFMLDLGRIHRVILQSQQKEFKPNKNGQHLLFSIEYHLNEIEKNKYKSIKKYLPALGFDMILAQENVLRINAVPEGLKESAVVGFLEKIFEILEYRTEDEFMNFYQDQWLKVHSKSKFDFIYKTEVEQLIKDFIELGFPQYTVTGKKCFEEIPFDDFKNKF; encoded by the coding sequence ATGTCAGACATAATTCAACTTTTGCCAGATCACGTTGCTAACCAGATTGCCGCCGGAGAAGTGGTGCAACGGCCTGCGTCTATTGTTAAAGAATTGATGGAGAATGCTATAGATGCTGGCGCTAGCAAAATCGAATTAATTGTTCGCGATGCAGGAAAAAATCTGATCCAAGTTGTTGACAATGGCGGTGGAATGTCCGATACCGATGCCAGATTGGCGTTCGAAAGACATGCTACTTCAAAAATAAGAAGTACCGAAGATATTTTTAAAATCGCTACCAAAGGTTTTCGTGGAGAGGCTTTGGCATCGATTGCTGCCGTGGCGCAAGTAGAGCTCCGAACCAAACAAAAAGATACAGCCGTAGGAACAAATATCTATATTGAAGGCGGCGAACTACAATTTCAAGAGCCGATACAGACTGCGGAAGGGTCTAATTTTTTAATTAAAAATTTGTTTTTCAATGTTCCTGCTAGACGCAAGTTTTTGAAAAATGATAATATAGAATTCCGTCATATTATTGACGAATTTCAGCGCGTTGCTTTAGCGCATGAAAATGTAGAATTCGAAATGTTCCATAATGACGAGCCTATTTTTCGTTTGCGAAAAGGCGGGCAAATGCAGCGTATCGTGGAAGTTTTTGGAAGAAAAATACAACCACTTTTAATTCCCATAAAAGAAGACCTTGGCTGGGTAAGGCTTAACGGATTTGTGGCAAAACCCGAAGGTGCCAAAAAAACCAGAGGCGAACAATTTTTCTTTGTCAACGGAAGATACTTCAGAAGTCCTTATCTCAGCAAAGCGGTACAGGAAGCTTTTGAAGGCCTTTTGCAGCCTGGTTATATTCCGAGCTTTTTCTTGTTTTTAGAGCTTGATCCTGAGAAAATTGACGTTAATATTCATCCCCAAAAAACGGAAGTGAAATTTGAGGACGAAGCATTGATTTTTGCGTTGCTGAGATCAACAATTAAAAAAGCTTTAGGGATTTATAATATTGCGCCAAGTTTAGATTTTGACAGAGATCCTGCGATGGACGCTTTTTTCCAGGCACAACCGAGTAAAGCGAATCTTGAATCTGGAAGTTCTTCTTTTTCCAAAAATGTAAAGGTTGACAGAAGTTTTAATCCTTTCACATCCGAGAAGCCTTCGACAATAGAAAGTCTTAATCTTTCCGAAATGTACAATGCGGCAATACCAAGCGCGGAACCTTCGAAAATTAATCTTTTTGAGGACGATGATGATGACTTGGAAGAAGATCTTTTCCGACTTCCGAATGCCTATTGGCTTTTCAATAAAGAAGGAAAAACTTTTATGCTGGATTTGGGACGTATTCATCGGGTGATTTTGCAATCGCAACAAAAAGAATTTAAACCTAACAAAAATGGGCAACATTTGCTTTTTTCCATTGAATATCATCTCAACGAAATCGAAAAAAATAAATATAAATCCATTAAAAAATATTTGCCAGCTTTAGGTTTTGACATGATTCTTGCACAAGAGAATGTTTTGAGAATTAATGCAGTGCCAGAAGGTTTGAAAGAATCTGCTGTTGTAGGATTTTTAGAAAAAATATTTGAAATTTTAGAATACCGAACCGAAGATGAGTTTATGAATTTTTACCAAGATCAATGGTTAAAAGTCCATAGCAAATCGAAGTTTGATTTTATATACAAAACCGAAGTAGAACAGCTTATAAAAGATTTTATCGAGCTAGGATTTCCACAATATACCGTTACAGGAAAGAAATGTTTTGAGGAAATTCCGTTTGATGATTTTAAAAATAAATTTTAA
- a CDS encoding rhomboid family intramembrane serine protease, translated as MFQNITPITKNIIIINVVVFVLVSLAGNYGLQIGNWLAGYFPLSPNFRSWQIITHMFMHGGIMHIAFNMLTLLSFGPVLEQVLGGKKFTILYFLAGLGGFALYNIINMVEAFQITQFLKDNDYNINEVYKYATLGYVGEMPISSNNPSVLEKAQSLFNLLRTPMVGASGAIFGVVAAFSTLFPNAKLMFMFIPAPIKAKYLLPIIILGSIFLGIGQFSWDNVAHFAHIGGAIVGYLYIRHWKKNNNYIGG; from the coding sequence ATGTTTCAGAATATTACCCCGATAACCAAAAATATTATCATTATCAATGTTGTAGTTTTTGTGCTTGTATCGCTTGCTGGCAATTACGGATTACAAATTGGAAATTGGCTAGCTGGTTATTTTCCATTGTCTCCCAATTTCAGATCTTGGCAAATTATCACACACATGTTTATGCATGGCGGGATTATGCATATTGCTTTTAATATGTTAACCTTGTTAAGTTTTGGACCTGTTTTGGAACAAGTTTTGGGTGGGAAAAAATTTACAATTTTGTATTTCTTAGCTGGTCTAGGTGGATTTGCGTTGTATAATATTATTAACATGGTTGAGGCTTTCCAGATTACCCAATTTTTGAAAGACAATGACTATAACATCAACGAAGTCTATAAGTATGCAACATTGGGCTATGTTGGAGAAATGCCAATTAGCTCCAATAATCCAAGTGTTCTGGAAAAAGCCCAAAGTTTATTCAATTTGTTAAGAACGCCTATGGTAGGTGCATCGGGTGCGATATTCGGAGTTGTTGCGGCTTTTTCTACTTTGTTTCCAAATGCCAAACTCATGTTCATGTTTATTCCAGCGCCTATTAAAGCTAAGTATCTTTTGCCAATTATTATTTTGGGTTCTATATTTTTAGGAATTGGACAATTCAGTTGGGATAATGTCGCGCACTTTGCCCACATTGGCGGTGCTATTGTAGGCTACCTTTATATCAGACATTGGAAAAAAAACAATAATTATATTGGCGGTTAA
- a CDS encoding endonuclease/exonuclease/phosphatase family protein, with the protein MKFFNFILSLLHLLITLMLLACLANAYISPSQLSLLNLLSLGFPVLMILNVLLCIYWIILFKKRAILFLVISIFFITPTRRWINYSPEKKDKSDFSMMTFNIKNGTMGKEDVERYINEKDVDLVFLQEASLELNLPNYPYKVDQFSQIRCYSKFPIEKFEDIKTQVDIGNSFYADIKIGSKTIRFVNIYMEPFQIDKQMVRPTRSMDENEAKAKSLVRKMLPIFKEHQIQMQNTMAYVDNSPHPVVFVGDFNAVPNSYEYYTASKNLKDSFLEAGIGSGTSFHEFKFPIKIDHIFTSKSIKTLNYKVDRSVHVSDHFPVLASFKFQDSL; encoded by the coding sequence ATGAAGTTTTTTAATTTCATTTTAAGTTTATTGCATTTACTGATAACGCTGATGTTATTGGCATGTCTTGCCAATGCTTACATTTCGCCTAGCCAATTATCATTATTAAATCTTCTCTCTTTGGGCTTTCCGGTTTTAATGATTCTGAATGTTTTATTATGCATTTATTGGATTATTTTATTTAAAAAAAGAGCGATTTTATTTTTAGTGATTTCCATATTTTTTATCACGCCAACACGCCGTTGGATCAACTATTCCCCAGAGAAAAAAGACAAGTCTGACTTTAGCATGATGACTTTCAACATCAAAAACGGAACCATGGGAAAAGAAGATGTGGAACGTTATATCAACGAGAAAGACGTAGATCTTGTCTTTTTGCAAGAAGCATCATTAGAACTTAATCTTCCTAATTATCCATATAAAGTCGACCAATTTTCACAAATAAGATGTTATTCGAAATTTCCAATAGAAAAATTTGAGGATATTAAAACCCAAGTCGATATTGGCAATAGTTTTTATGCGGATATTAAAATCGGATCTAAGACGATTCGTTTTGTGAATATCTATATGGAGCCTTTCCAAATCGATAAACAAATGGTGCGACCAACACGTTCGATGGACGAAAACGAAGCTAAAGCCAAAAGTTTGGTTAGAAAGATGTTGCCTATTTTTAAAGAACATCAAATACAAATGCAGAATACAATGGCTTATGTAGATAATTCGCCTCATCCGGTCGTGTTTGTAGGTGATTTTAATGCGGTGCCTAACTCTTATGAATATTATACCGCTTCCAAAAACCTGAAAGATTCTTTCCTAGAAGCAGGAATCGGCAGCGGGACAAGCTTTCATGAGTTTAAATTTCCAATAAAAATTGATCATATCTTCACGTCAAAATCTATAAAAACTTTAAATTATAAAGTGGATAGAAGTGTTCATGTTTCGGATCATTTTCCAGTTTTAGCCAGTTTTAAATTTCAGGATAGCTTATGA
- a CDS encoding tetratricopeptide repeat protein has product MRKFALIILSIFAVASCNPRKKKTKSGPMNRFSTYYNTMFNSKEAFNTEMQNRTKSFKDNFYEPYIPILTTEDIASEVTSFGAGNPMSDLGTAKGPGSPNANSNSGFSSTTTRPNSTKGATILQIAEAKAIKTISKNSVLVNGVEKNSYMFDAYMLLTKSRLYQNKYLEALDTLGYIFNNMPKHKRINTARIYQAQLYAKLKDYQKADKLFAELKEEKLNKEEKRTLSIFYSEMLLKWGKKNDAIKELEEAFEYNKTRKIKSRIAYLRGQILSELGQKQDARDSFTTAYKYAYDYEFEVKTQIQIAKTFDTSNDSYADAMAYLEKISKKGTYASRKNELYYAMGLLAQNAKQGKDADSLFRKSISEKVSDPQIRGLAFSQIGKKYFEEDDYLTAGAYYDSALAVMTYAPEKQRLTELTTNIKKLSKNYYLIKKNDSILALTNMTKEQQDAYFTKHIDKLKAKEAAEELERKRAERSKGFDTGDYNANSMFANSGGGTFGDINMGGENKSTFYFANTNNIPRGENNFKQIWGNRTLADNWRYSAKSQTIEDLKNDALGISAAPDPRRFEPSFYTEKIPTKTSEIAKLKKDRDTASLGLGIMFENFFGNSKLATKTLYDLVDSKTDEDTELKALYQAFVINYEKNPQAAERAKNLILEKYPYTSYAEFVKNPRDKNFNKSSEEVQKLYEEAYQLHIDGKYQASTNLIHKAIEDNKKDALIPKFYLLNAYNAGKSAGKEIMILQLEQIVLNYAKTPEGIKAKELLKHLKSDVKLELTDGEGKALAPTNPETTPTDNNELLDQGKKENQPRRPVRPGKNNNIEASPKMRQIQAQPATESIQMQL; this is encoded by the coding sequence ATGAGAAAATTCGCCCTAATTATACTTTCTATCTTTGCTGTTGCCTCTTGTAATCCTCGTAAAAAGAAAACGAAGAGTGGCCCCATGAACCGTTTCTCGACCTATTACAATACCATGTTTAATAGTAAGGAAGCCTTCAACACAGAAATGCAAAACCGTACAAAAAGTTTCAAAGACAACTTTTACGAACCCTATATTCCCATTTTAACAACCGAAGATATTGCCTCGGAAGTTACCAGTTTTGGTGCAGGAAATCCAATGAGCGACTTGGGCACCGCTAAAGGTCCAGGCTCACCCAATGCCAATTCCAACTCTGGTTTCAGCAGTACGACCACAAGGCCAAACTCTACAAAAGGTGCAACAATTCTACAAATTGCTGAAGCCAAAGCGATAAAAACGATTTCTAAAAACTCGGTATTGGTAAATGGTGTTGAGAAGAATTCTTATATGTTCGACGCTTATATGTTGTTGACAAAATCTAGATTGTATCAAAACAAATATCTTGAGGCTTTGGACACTTTAGGTTATATTTTTAACAATATGCCAAAACACAAACGCATTAATACAGCAAGAATTTATCAGGCTCAACTGTATGCAAAACTTAAAGATTATCAAAAAGCCGATAAACTATTTGCGGAACTTAAAGAGGAAAAACTTAACAAAGAAGAAAAAAGAACTTTAAGCATCTTCTATTCGGAAATGTTACTAAAATGGGGCAAAAAAAATGATGCGATTAAAGAATTAGAAGAAGCATTCGAGTACAATAAAACACGTAAAATTAAAAGTAGAATCGCTTATTTGCGAGGCCAAATCTTGTCGGAACTGGGACAAAAACAAGACGCAAGAGATTCTTTTACAACTGCTTACAAATATGCATACGATTATGAATTTGAAGTGAAAACGCAAATCCAAATCGCTAAAACTTTTGACACTTCTAATGACAGCTATGCCGATGCAATGGCTTATTTAGAAAAGATTTCTAAAAAAGGAACTTATGCCTCTCGTAAAAACGAATTGTATTACGCCATGGGACTTTTGGCTCAGAATGCGAAACAAGGAAAAGACGCAGACTCTTTGTTTAGAAAATCGATTTCAGAAAAAGTATCCGATCCACAAATCCGAGGTCTAGCATTCTCACAAATTGGAAAAAAATATTTTGAAGAAGATGATTACTTAACAGCGGGCGCTTACTACGACAGTGCATTGGCGGTAATGACATACGCTCCAGAAAAACAACGTTTGACAGAGCTAACCACCAACATCAAAAAGCTGTCAAAAAACTACTATTTGATCAAGAAAAACGATAGTATTCTTGCGTTGACTAACATGACAAAAGAACAACAAGACGCTTATTTCACAAAACATATCGACAAACTAAAAGCAAAAGAAGCTGCAGAAGAGCTCGAAAGAAAAAGAGCAGAACGTTCCAAAGGTTTTGACACGGGCGATTATAATGCTAATTCGATGTTTGCCAATTCTGGCGGCGGAACCTTCGGAGACATCAACATGGGCGGCGAAAACAAGAGCACATTTTATTTTGCTAATACCAACAATATTCCGCGAGGAGAAAATAACTTTAAACAAATTTGGGGCAACAGAACACTAGCTGACAATTGGCGTTATTCTGCAAAATCTCAAACGATTGAAGATCTTAAAAATGATGCTTTGGGAATTAGCGCAGCACCAGATCCACGCCGTTTTGAACCAAGTTTCTACACCGAAAAAATCCCGACCAAAACATCCGAAATTGCTAAGCTTAAAAAAGATAGAGATACAGCAAGTCTAGGTCTGGGAATAATGTTTGAAAACTTCTTCGGAAATTCTAAATTAGCAACCAAAACGCTTTACGACCTTGTTGATTCTAAAACCGATGAAGACACAGAACTGAAAGCCCTTTATCAAGCTTTTGTAATTAATTATGAAAAAAATCCACAAGCAGCTGAACGTGCTAAGAATTTAATTTTAGAAAAATATCCATATACTTCTTACGCCGAATTTGTGAAAAACCCGAGGGACAAAAATTTTAATAAATCGTCAGAAGAAGTTCAAAAATTGTACGAAGAAGCCTACCAACTTCATATAGATGGGAAATACCAAGCTTCTACAAACCTCATCCACAAAGCCATTGAAGACAATAAAAAGGACGCTTTGATTCCGAAGTTTTATTTACTAAATGCTTACAATGCAGGAAAATCTGCGGGCAAAGAAATCATGATTCTTCAGCTAGAGCAAATCGTTCTGAATTATGCCAAAACACCTGAAGGAATAAAAGCTAAAGAACTTTTGAAACATCTGAAAAGCGATGTCAAATTGGAACTTACAGACGGTGAGGGTAAAGCTTTAGCACCGACCAATCCGGAAACAACGCCAACGGACAACAACGAATTATTAGATCAGGGTAAAAAAGAAAATCAACCGCGACGACCTGTTCGTCCAGGAAAAAATAATAACATTGAGGCTTCGCCAAAAATGCGACAAATACAAGCTCAGCCTGCAACAGAGAGCATACAAATGCAACTGTAA
- a CDS encoding Maf family protein: MKLLLASASPRRQELLKSIGFPFEVVKINCDESYSETLNTKDIAAYVAKTKAEAYLELKDDEILLTSDTIVALDNEILLKPKSEEKAFEMLSKLSGKTHQVYTAICIKTTSETIVETDCADVSFHEISEEEISFYIKNFKPFDKAGSYGIQEWMGMAKIAEIKGSYYSIMGLPTHWVYQYLSKYFPVS; the protein is encoded by the coding sequence ATGAAATTGTTACTAGCCTCGGCATCTCCTAGACGTCAAGAATTGTTAAAATCTATAGGTTTTCCTTTTGAAGTTGTGAAAATAAATTGTGACGAATCTTATTCGGAAACTTTAAACACCAAAGATATTGCAGCCTATGTTGCCAAAACAAAAGCTGAAGCCTATCTGGAATTAAAAGATGACGAAATATTATTAACTTCTGATACCATCGTTGCGTTGGACAATGAGATTTTATTAAAACCAAAGTCCGAAGAAAAAGCTTTTGAAATGTTATCAAAACTTTCAGGAAAAACGCATCAGGTATATACCGCGATATGCATTAAAACCACTTCGGAAACTATTGTAGAAACCGATTGTGCTGATGTTAGCTTTCACGAAATATCTGAAGAGGAAATTAGTTTTTACATTAAAAACTTCAAACCATTTGATAAAGCGGGAAGCTATGGCATACAAGAGTGGATGGGTATGGCAAAAATTGCCGAGATCAAAGGAAGCTATTACAGCATTATGGGATTGCCGACACATTGGGTTTATCAATATTTATCAAAATACTTTCCTGTGAGTTGA
- a CDS encoding KdsC family phosphatase: protein MSYLEKLKNIRAFVFDVDGVFTDGSVYLLPDKSMARVMNVLDGYAVVKAIKAGYKIAVITGGDDPMVRNRIEYLGIKDYYPKSAHKLSDYADFKLKYLIDDDKVLMMGDDIPDIGIMKQVAIAAAPANAVPEVKEIANYISPIEGGKGAVRDVIEQVMKIQNRWHLDDDTKST, encoded by the coding sequence ATGAGTTATTTAGAAAAACTAAAAAATATCCGCGCTTTCGTGTTTGACGTCGATGGCGTATTCACAGATGGTAGCGTTTACCTTTTGCCAGACAAAAGCATGGCACGTGTCATGAATGTTCTCGATGGCTATGCTGTAGTAAAAGCCATAAAAGCAGGTTACAAAATCGCAGTTATTACAGGCGGCGACGATCCTATGGTTCGCAACAGGATAGAATATTTGGGCATCAAAGATTATTATCCCAAATCGGCACATAAGCTGTCAGATTACGCAGATTTTAAACTAAAATATCTCATAGATGACGACAAAGTTCTTATGATGGGCGACGACATTCCAGATATTGGAATCATGAAGCAAGTTGCTATTGCTGCAGCGCCCGCCAATGCCGTTCCCGAAGTTAAAGAAATTGCCAATTACATTTCTCCTATAGAAGGAGGCAAAGGCGCCGTACGTGATGTCATAGAACAGGTTATGAAAATACAAAATCGTTGGCATCTCGATGATGACACCAAATCCACTTAA
- a CDS encoding GLPGLI family protein yields the protein MKNIHILFLFFATIMYGQGTRIAYDYQFVPNINQKDSIKKEIVFLDIRKDGSKFYSQKQFLSDSLRDDYFKKMRASGSININFRGTNPGLVKYQVTKSYPNFDIVLKMPINRNNYAIKNEKPIVWKIDSETKKIDKFTVQKATTDFGGRSWTAWFTQELPFQDGPYKFSGLPGLILEMEDATKTHIYKFSGIKKFDDVEIKESADNTTSSRTMVIIGGSNDKSIDVNEAKFLQLWKEYKNDPVKDMRQTLGQGNVKMKLNINGKEISDPNEIIRSMEKTQRENIKNNNNPIEPSLFP from the coding sequence ATGAAAAACATCCACATCTTATTTTTATTCTTTGCCACCATAATGTATGGGCAAGGGACACGCATTGCTTACGATTATCAATTCGTTCCAAACATCAATCAAAAAGACAGCATCAAAAAAGAAATCGTCTTTCTTGACATTCGAAAAGATGGCAGCAAGTTTTATAGCCAGAAACAATTTTTGTCCGACTCGCTCCGTGATGATTATTTCAAAAAAATGCGTGCATCTGGAAGTATCAACATCAACTTTCGCGGGACAAATCCCGGCTTGGTAAAATATCAGGTCACCAAATCTTATCCTAATTTTGATATCGTTCTTAAAATGCCAATTAATAGAAACAATTACGCTATAAAGAATGAAAAACCTATTGTTTGGAAAATAGATTCTGAAACAAAAAAAATTGACAAATTCACTGTTCAAAAAGCAACAACGGATTTCGGTGGAAGAAGTTGGACGGCTTGGTTCACCCAAGAGCTTCCTTTCCAAGATGGGCCTTATAAATTCTCTGGGCTTCCAGGATTAATATTAGAAATGGAAGACGCGACCAAAACGCATATTTATAAATTTTCGGGCATTAAAAAATTCGATGACGTCGAAATTAAAGAAAGTGCAGACAACACGACTTCTAGCAGAACGATGGTCATCATCGGAGGTAGCAATGACAAATCCATAGATGTTAATGAAGCGAAATTCTTACAACTTTGGAAAGAATATAAAAATGATCCTGTTAAAGATATGCGCCAAACGTTGGGACAAGGCAATGTTAAGATGAAACTTAATATTAATGGAAAGGAAATTAGCGATCCTAATGAAATCATCCGCAGTATGGAAAAAACCCAGCGCGAAAACATCAAAAATAATAACAATCCGATAGAGCCGAGTTTGTTCCCTTAA